A window from Hymenobacter volaticus encodes these proteins:
- a CDS encoding HAD family hydrolase, translating into MKGFIFDLNGTMIHDMEYHTRAWQQILNHDLGGNFTWEEVKPQMYGKNQEVLVRMFGPERFTEQEMQDLSVAKEQRYQEEFLPHLQLLPGLHEFLEKAHQRRIPMAIGSAAIPFNIDFVLDNLHIRHYFKAIVSADDVVLSKPHPETFLKAAELLDVSPADCVVFEDVPKGAEAAQNAGMQAVVLTTTHQPSEFIHLQNVLHFANDFQDEFMQRLL; encoded by the coding sequence ATGAAAGGCTTTATCTTCGATTTGAATGGCACCATGATCCACGACATGGAATACCATACCCGAGCTTGGCAACAAATTCTCAACCACGACCTTGGCGGGAATTTCACGTGGGAAGAAGTTAAGCCACAGATGTACGGCAAAAACCAAGAAGTATTGGTGAGAATGTTCGGACCCGAGAGATTCACGGAGCAGGAAATGCAAGACCTGTCCGTTGCCAAAGAACAGCGCTACCAAGAAGAATTTCTTCCGCATCTGCAGCTGTTGCCCGGTCTCCACGAGTTTCTAGAAAAGGCCCATCAGCGTCGTATTCCGATGGCTATTGGTTCGGCGGCTATTCCTTTTAATATCGATTTTGTGCTCGACAACTTACATATCCGGCACTATTTCAAAGCCATTGTCAGCGCCGATGATGTGGTATTGAGCAAACCTCACCCCGAAACCTTCCTCAAAGCCGCCGAATTGCTAGACGTTTCGCCTGCCGACTGCGTCGTTTTTGAAGATGTACCCAAGGGTGCCGAAGCCGCCCAAAACGCCGGTATGCAAGCCGTTGTACTAACAACCACCCATCAACCCTCCGAATTTATTCATCTGCAAAATGTACTGCATTTCGCCAACGACTTTCAGGACGAGTTTATGCAAAGGCTTTTGTAA
- a CDS encoding Panacea domain-containing protein — MENAVAVANYFVRKSLDSGIPVTPMKLVKLVYVAHGWYLGLTGEPLIAEAVQAWKYGPVIPSVYDKFKMYGGAPITEPAGMLSPNGQSVYYSISKPELAAFLDKVWEEYKDYSAVELSALTHQERTPWFDTWHNKGGKVNRAVPIANDAIQSHYHMLASANVA, encoded by the coding sequence ATGGAAAATGCAGTTGCAGTAGCTAATTACTTCGTCAGGAAGTCATTGGACTCGGGCATTCCTGTCACGCCCATGAAGCTAGTGAAGTTGGTATATGTGGCGCATGGCTGGTACTTAGGTTTAACTGGCGAGCCCCTCATTGCCGAGGCTGTACAGGCTTGGAAATACGGGCCCGTTATACCCTCAGTTTACGACAAGTTCAAGATGTATGGGGGCGCTCCTATCACGGAGCCAGCCGGCATGCTAAGTCCCAACGGCCAGAGTGTTTACTACAGCATCAGCAAACCAGAACTAGCCGCCTTCCTCGACAAAGTTTGGGAAGAGTATAAAGACTACTCAGCGGTTGAATTATCGGCCTTGACGCACCAGGAACGCACTCCTTGGTTTGATACGTGGCACAACAAAGGCGGCAAAGTTAACCGAGCCGTTCCGATTGCCAACGATGCTATTCAGTCGCACTACCATATGTTAGCGAGTGCCAACGTCGCCTAA
- a CDS encoding transposase, whose protein sequence is MRYGQQQAVTIWQPDEQVLVECRQLEQVSEQLLKQKTMVSNSLEALQQQPIISTLAVKRLQQLLKALTGQLQAVEAELLALLEQRFQTEMALLCSIPSIGRKTAGLLLLFAGGFMRLDNYRQLIAMAGLSPREHSSGTSIRGKVRITKMGGALIRTKLFMCSFSAKKSNAACQALFDRLVAKGKNKKLALIAVCNKLLKQAFAIVRSGVPYHAEFTSKLALNL, encoded by the coding sequence TTGCGCTATGGCCAGCAGCAGGCTGTCACGATCTGGCAGCCCGATGAACAGGTGTTGGTCGAGTGCCGGCAACTCGAACAAGTCAGCGAGCAGTTGCTCAAGCAGAAAACCATGGTCAGCAATTCCTTAGAGGCCTTGCAGCAACAGCCCATCATCAGTACGCTCGCCGTGAAACGGCTGCAACAGCTGCTGAAAGCCCTTACAGGGCAGTTGCAAGCGGTGGAGGCCGAATTGCTCGCGTTACTTGAGCAGCGTTTTCAGACAGAAATGGCCTTGTTGTGCTCCATTCCCAGCATCGGCCGCAAAACGGCCGGCCTGCTCCTCTTGTTTGCGGGTGGTTTCATGCGTCTGGACAACTACCGCCAACTCATTGCCATGGCGGGCCTTTCACCTCGGGAGCACAGCTCCGGTACCAGCATCCGCGGCAAAGTACGCATCACCAAGATGGGTGGGGCCTTAATCCGGACTAAGCTCTTCATGTGCAGCTTCTCGGCAAAGAAGTCAAATGCGGCGTGTCAAGCCCTTTTCGACCGCCTCGTGGCGAAAGGCAAGAATAAGAAGTTGGCCTTGATTGCCGTCTGCAACAAGCTGCTTAAGCAAGCTTTCGCCATTGTCAGATCGGGGGTGCCCTATCACGCAGAATTCACTTCTAAACTGGCCCTCAACCTTTGA
- a CDS encoding IS110 family transposase, which yields MDPQVVSRPIVGIDVSKATLAVCYLRQEQVQHLEISNSKAGFQHLIKACGTHCLFVLEATGTYSLAVAYYLHEQGGHVAVLNPLVIRRFIQMHLSKGKSDRKDAQ from the coding sequence ATGGATCCTCAAGTAGTATCTCGCCCAATCGTCGGCATCGACGTGAGCAAAGCGACGCTGGCCGTGTGTTACCTGCGGCAAGAACAGGTCCAGCACCTAGAAATCAGCAACAGCAAAGCCGGTTTTCAGCACCTGATAAAGGCCTGTGGTACCCACTGCCTGTTTGTGCTGGAAGCTACCGGCACCTACAGTCTGGCGGTCGCTTACTACCTACATGAACAGGGTGGCCACGTAGCGGTGCTCAATCCGCTCGTGATCCGCCGCTTCATCCAGATGCATCTGAGCAAAGGCAAAAGCGACCGCAAAGATGCCCAGTAG
- a CDS encoding IS3 family transposase, translating into MGDITYLPRQGGGWLYLAVWLDRCSRKIVGWDVRDTMPEDLVSEALRRALAVRRPPVGLIVHSDQGSQYTATRFQALVAKHGAQQSMSRRGNCYDTAHAESFWSRFKAELLDGGSFPGLAEAKLEISHHIAYYNAERRHSSLGYLAPNHFETQLHTTS; encoded by the coding sequence GTGGGTGACATCACGTACTTGCCCCGGCAGGGCGGGGGCTGGCTCTACTTGGCCGTCTGGCTGGACCGCTGCTCGCGCAAGATTGTGGGCTGGGACGTGCGCGACACCATGCCGGAAGACTTGGTCAGCGAGGCCCTACGCCGCGCCCTAGCCGTGCGCCGCCCACCGGTCGGACTTATCGTGCACTCCGACCAGGGCAGCCAGTACACGGCCACGCGCTTCCAAGCCCTGGTCGCCAAACACGGCGCGCAGCAAAGCATGAGCCGGCGGGGCAACTGCTACGATACTGCTCATGCTGAATCCTTTTGGAGCCGCTTCAAGGCTGAATTACTCGACGGCGGCAGTTTCCCCGGCTTGGCCGAAGCCAAGCTTGAAATCAGCCATCACATCGCCTACTATAACGCCGAACGACGGCATTCTTCACTCGGTTATCTGGCCCCCAACCACTTTGAAACGCAACTTCACACCACGTCCTAA
- a CDS encoding helix-turn-helix transcriptional regulator, giving the protein MTSAPPRLLSIEDAMSECDVSRATVQRWMKIGKVGRHGGTITLQAFFFSPDKPRIPWPALAAYGQ; this is encoded by the coding sequence GTGACTTCAGCTCCGCCGCGTCTGCTCAGCATCGAGGATGCCATGAGCGAGTGCGACGTGAGTCGCGCTACCGTGCAGCGCTGGATGAAGATCGGCAAGGTCGGTCGGCACGGCGGCACGATCACGCTCCAGGCATTCTTCTTCTCACCCGATAAGCCCCGTATCCCGTGGCCCGCTCTCGCAGCGTATGGGCAGTGA
- a CDS encoding helix-turn-helix domain-containing protein, translating into MLLLGKRIEQFAQKRGFKPADLAAAIDVSLNYVYKLYKSEHLNTELLQKLSSALDIPMASFFQDDGASAATISQTGFANVSGTGNRQKIMPGTESTGHTNLSTNTNDLASKLADCEKDKLSLARELDITRELVRAKDEMITLLRSSRDNSN; encoded by the coding sequence ATGTTGCTGCTAGGTAAAAGGATTGAACAATTCGCTCAAAAAAGAGGATTTAAGCCGGCAGATTTAGCAGCTGCTATAGATGTGAGTTTAAATTATGTGTACAAACTGTATAAAAGTGAGCATCTCAATACAGAGTTGCTACAGAAGCTTAGCTCTGCTTTAGATATTCCAATGGCTAGCTTTTTTCAAGATGATGGAGCCTCAGCCGCTACTATTTCTCAGACGGGTTTCGCCAACGTATCTGGAACTGGCAACCGCCAAAAAATAATGCCCGGCACTGAGAGCACCGGACACACTAATTTGTCTACGAATACCAACGATCTAGCTAGTAAGTTGGCTGATTGTGAGAAAGATAAGCTATCTCTTGCCCGCGAACTCGACATTACCCGTGAGTTGGTGCGAGCTAAGGATGAGATGATTACGCTGCTACGTAGCAGCCGCGATAATTCTAATTAG